A portion of the Sabethes cyaneus chromosome 3, idSabCyanKW18_F2, whole genome shotgun sequence genome contains these proteins:
- the LOC128743146 gene encoding beta carbonic anhydrase 1, giving the protein MERILRGVMRYRNTTREQMVKEFQKVRDNPQPKAVFFTCMDSRMIPTRYTDTHVGDMFVVRNAGNLIPHAEHFQDEYFSCEPAALELGCVVNNIKHIIVCGHSDCKAMNLLYQLRDPEFASIKNRRISPLRAWLCEHADTSLAKFQNLKEAGLDKPLIFSSETPLRKFVAYIDPENQFAIEDKLSQVNTLQQIENVASYGFLKKRLESHDLHIHALWFDIYTGNIYFFSRNSKRFIQIDESTIDRLLEEVNRFYS; this is encoded by the exons ATGGAGCGGATATTGCGAGGAGTGATGCGCTATCGGAACACTACCCGTGAGCAAATGGTGAAAGAGTTCCAAAAAGTGCGAGACAATCCACAG CCTAAAGCGGTATTCTTCACGTGCATGGACAGTCGCATGATTCCGACCCGCTACACGGACACACACGTCGGTGATATGTTCGTGGTTCGAAATGCTGGCAATCTGATACCGCATGCGGAACATTTTCAGGACGAATATTTCAGCTGTGAGCCCGCCGCCCTGGAGCTAGGCTGTGTAGTGAACAACATCAAGCACATCATCGTGTGCGGTCACAGTGATTGCAAGGCTATGAATCTACTGTACCAGCTGCGCGATCCTGAATTCGCATCCATC aaAAACCGTAGAATATCTCCGTTACGAGCGTGGCTTTGCGAGCACGCCGATACTAGTCTAGCTAAGTTCCAGAACCTCAAGGAAGCTGGCTTGGATAAGCCGTTGATCTTTTCGTCGGAAACTCCACTCCGAAAGTTTGTAGCGTACATCGATCCTGAGAATCAGTTTGCGATCGAGGACAAACTGTCGCAGGTGAACACGCTGCAACAGATCGAGAATGTGGCATCGTACGGATTTTTGAAGAAAAGACTCGAATCGCATGACCTGCACATTCACGCGCTGTGGTTCGACATTTATACAGGGAATATTTATTTCTTTAGCCGTAACTCAAAGCGGTTTATTCAAATCGACGAAAGCACCATCGATCGACTGCTAGAGGAAGTAAATCGTTTCTATTCGTGA